A window of the Roseburia sp. 831b genome harbors these coding sequences:
- a CDS encoding helix-turn-helix domain-containing protein — protein sequence MIADKIKNARTIKKLTQEQVAENLNVSRQTISNWENGKSLPDIVSIIRMSELYDLSLDELLKGDATLLNKIERDMKVAKAENNVIKFAWISIVIGVVMIILGNVFDGNPFIDFISAALPWVLLGLMVLFAILYLNKENDN from the coding sequence ATGATAGCTGATAAAATTAAAAATGCTCGTACTATAAAAAAACTTACACAGGAACAGGTTGCTGAAAACCTCAATGTTTCCAGGCAGACTATTTCTAACTGGGAAAATGGAAAATCACTACCTGATATTGTAAGCATTATAAGAATGAGTGAATTATATGATTTAAGCCTGGACGAATTATTGAAAGGAGATGCGACATTGCTTAATAAAATTGAAAGAGACATGAAAGTAGCCAAAGCTGAAAATAACGTTATCAAATTTGCATGGATATCTATTGTAATCGGTGTTGTTATGATTATTCTTGGGAATGTATTTGACGGCAACCCGTTCATTGATTTTATTTCGGCTGCATTGCCATGGGTACTTCTTGGATTAATGGTGCTATTTGCCATATTGTATCTTAATAAAGAAAATGACAATTAG
- a CDS encoding class I SAM-dependent methyltransferase — MKRKQRHLIESSRIWRRKNFWDRFLNDEKQEVNLDESNGKRLVSEKLDAGYSEYVMGRRYRQTSRFSNQAVTVKRNGKILDLACGFGRHSLEFARRGYDVTGIDITPAYIDSANEQAKKENLNAKFICQDIRTITFDKEFDVVLNMADGAIGYLEDDGENHKIFSVIAKALKNGGKHFMDIMNGSYAQTHFPCKLWDAGEKGLTLSAFEWEKDRKTLIYGQVDYMYGEALYKPEMKEGNPIRLYSLDEITEIFGKLGLRICNSFADFSGKPSSDNDIQLMVYSIRE, encoded by the coding sequence ATGAAAAGGAAGCAGAGGCATTTGATAGAGAGTTCCCGTATATGGAGAAGAAAAAACTTCTGGGACAGATTTTTGAATGATGAAAAGCAGGAGGTAAATTTAGATGAAAGCAATGGAAAAAGACTGGTATCAGAAAAATTGGACGCTGGATATTCAGAATATGTCATGGGTAGAAGATACAGGCAGACAAGTAGATTTTCTAATCAAGCAGTTACAGTTAAAAGGAACGGAAAAATACTTGATCTTGCATGTGGATTTGGTCGGCACTCACTGGAGTTTGCCAGACGTGGGTATGATGTTACCGGTATTGATATTACACCGGCGTACATAGATTCTGCAAACGAGCAGGCAAAAAAAGAAAATTTGAATGCAAAGTTCATTTGTCAGGACATTCGCACGATCACATTTGATAAGGAATTTGATGTTGTGCTGAATATGGCGGATGGAGCAATAGGATATCTTGAAGACGATGGGGAAAATCATAAGATTTTTTCTGTCATTGCGAAAGCATTAAAAAATGGTGGAAAGCACTTTATGGATATCATGAATGGAAGCTATGCCCAAACACATTTCCCTTGCAAGTTATGGGATGCAGGAGAAAAGGGACTTACATTATCTGCTTTTGAATGGGAGAAGGATAGAAAAACGCTGATATATGGGCAGGTAGACTATATGTATGGAGAAGCACTTTATAAGCCTGAAATGAAAGAAGGAAATCCTATAAGGTTATATAGTTTGGATGAAATCACGGAGATATTCGGTAAATTAGGACTTCGTATTTGTAACAGCTTTGCTGACTTCAGTGGAAAGCCGAGTTCTGATAATGATATTCAATTGATGGTTTATTCCATACGGGAATAA
- a CDS encoding GNAT family acetyltransferase, with protein MLLDYSLEKAKELGCGAVCFEGNIDFYGKSGFKQASEFGIRYHGLPEGEDASFFLCKELIPGYLNGITGEYAPPAGYLVNEKEAEAFDREFPYMEKKKLLGQIFE; from the coding sequence ATTTTACTGGATTATTCTCTGGAAAAAGCAAAAGAGCTTGGATGCGGAGCAGTATGCTTTGAAGGAAATATTGATTTTTATGGAAAAAGCGGATTTAAACAGGCAAGCGAGTTTGGCATCCGCTATCATGGATTGCCGGAAGGCGAGGATGCATCTTTCTTTCTGTGCAAAGAACTGATACCGGGATATCTTAATGGAATTACAGGAGAGTATGCACCTCCGGCAGGGTATCTGGTAAATGAAAAGGAAGCAGAGGCATTTGATAGAGAGTTCCCGTATATGGAGAAGAAAAAACTTCTGGGACAGATTTTTGAATGA
- the atpC gene encoding ATP synthase F1 subunit epsilon — protein MADENKIFDVEIITPDRIFYKGEASMIEFNTSEGEIGVYKKHIPLTTVIAPGIVTIYEEEKEVTAAVYSGFAEILPDKVTLLAEIAEWPDEIDTARAEAAKKRAEERLAHKTEAIDVKRAEFALRKALVRLDVADRK, from the coding sequence ATGGCAGATGAGAATAAAATTTTTGATGTAGAGATTATCACGCCAGACCGTATTTTTTACAAAGGCGAGGCTTCGATGATTGAATTTAATACATCAGAAGGTGAAATAGGTGTGTACAAAAAACACATTCCGCTGACGACTGTCATTGCTCCAGGAATCGTAACAATTTACGAAGAGGAGAAAGAAGTTACGGCAGCAGTTTATTCCGGATTTGCAGAGATTCTGCCAGATAAGGTGACACTTCTTGCAGAAATTGCAGAATGGCCGGATGAGATTGATACCGCACGTGCAGAAGCAGCGAAAAAACGTGCAGAAGAACGTCTTGCACATAAGACAGAAGCAATTGATGTAAAACGTGCAGAGTTTGCACTTCGAAAAGCACTCGTTCGTCTGGACGTAGCAGATCGAAAATAA
- the atpD gene encoding F0F1 ATP synthase subunit beta produces MANNIGKITQIIGAVIDIKFQEGNLPEINDAIEVPTKDGGKLVVEVSQHLGDDTVRCIAMGSSDGLVRGMEAIATGGPISVPVGENTLGRMFNVLGNPIDDVEEPQDVEHWPIHRKAPAFEEQSTSQEMLETGIKVVDLLCPYQKGGKIGLFGGAGVGKTVLIQELIHNIATEHGGYSVFTGVGERTREGNDLYYEMKESGVIDKTTMVFGQMNEPPGARMRVALTGLTMAEYFRDKGGKDVLLFIDNIFRFTQAGSEVSALLGRVPSAVGYQPTLQTEMGALQERITSTKSGSITSVQAVYVPADDLTDPAPATTFAHLDATTVLDRSIVELGIYPAVDPLGSTSRILDPHIVGQEHFEVARGVQEILQKYKELQDIIAILGMDELSEDDKLVVNRARKVQRFLSQPFSVATQFTGLEGKYVPISETIRGFKEILEGKHDDVPESYFLNAGTIDEVRARMQ; encoded by the coding sequence ATGGCAAATAATATTGGTAAGATTACCCAGATTATCGGTGCCGTTATTGATATTAAATTTCAAGAAGGCAACCTGCCAGAGATTAACGACGCGATTGAAGTGCCAACCAAAGATGGTGGCAAGTTAGTTGTCGAAGTATCTCAGCACTTGGGTGATGATACAGTCAGATGTATCGCCATGGGTTCTTCCGATGGACTTGTTCGTGGAATGGAAGCAATTGCAACTGGTGGTCCTATCAGTGTACCAGTAGGTGAGAATACATTAGGACGTATGTTCAACGTATTGGGAAATCCGATTGATGACGTTGAAGAACCACAGGATGTAGAGCACTGGCCAATCCACAGAAAAGCACCAGCGTTCGAAGAACAGTCTACATCACAGGAGATGTTAGAGACAGGAATTAAAGTCGTTGACCTTCTCTGCCCTTACCAGAAGGGTGGTAAAATCGGTTTGTTCGGTGGTGCCGGTGTAGGTAAAACCGTATTAATTCAGGAGTTAATTCACAACATTGCAACAGAGCATGGTGGATATTCTGTATTTACCGGTGTAGGTGAACGTACCCGTGAAGGAAATGACCTTTACTATGAAATGAAAGAATCAGGAGTTATCGATAAGACCACCATGGTGTTCGGACAGATGAACGAGCCACCTGGAGCACGTATGAGAGTTGCTCTGACAGGTCTTACCATGGCTGAGTATTTCCGTGACAAAGGTGGAAAGGATGTATTGTTATTCATTGATAACATTTTCCGTTTCACACAGGCAGGTTCTGAGGTATCTGCGTTGTTAGGACGTGTACCTTCTGCCGTAGGTTACCAGCCAACCTTACAGACTGAGATGGGTGCTCTTCAGGAGCGTATCACTTCTACAAAGAGTGGTTCTATCACATCTGTACAGGCTGTATATGTACCGGCGGATGACTTAACTGACCCGGCTCCAGCTACAACTTTCGCACATCTGGATGCGACAACCGTATTGGACCGTTCAATCGTAGAGTTAGGTATTTATCCAGCCGTTGACCCATTAGGATCCACCTCCCGTATCCTGGATCCACATATCGTTGGACAGGAACATTTTGAAGTAGCCCGTGGAGTTCAGGAGATTTTACAGAAATACAAAGAACTTCAGGATATCATCGCAATCTTAGGTATGGACGAATTGTCCGAAGACGACAAACTGGTTGTAAACCGCGCAAGAAAGGTTCAGAGATTCTTATCCCAGCCATTCTCCGTAGCAACACAGTTTACCGGTCTGGAAGGAAAATACGTTCCAATCAGCGAGACAATCCGTGGCTTCAAGGAAATTCTCGAAGGAAAACATGATGATGTTCCAGAAAGTTACTTCCTGAATGCGGGAACAATTGATGAAGTTCGTGCAAGAATGCAGTAG
- the atpG gene encoding ATP synthase F1 subunit gamma translates to MASMRDIKRRKSSIQSTQQITKAMKLVSTVKLQKARNRAEQTTPYFDYMYRTVSSMLAKSGNINHPYLKAGDSKKIAVVVITSNRGLAGGYNSNVVKLITGSDLPKEDVLIYAVGNKGRETLERRGYHIEKDASDIIESPAYEDAAALCKEVLDAFVAGDIGEIYLAYTHFKNTVSHEPKLMKLLPVEVPEDSAKEADSNVMMSYEPNEEEALDMIIPKYVTSLFYGALVEAVASENGARMQAMDSATSNAEDMISDLSLKYNRARQGAITQELTEIVAGASAIS, encoded by the coding sequence ATGGCCTCAATGAGAGACATCAAACGCAGAAAAAGCAGCATACAGAGTACGCAGCAGATCACGAAAGCCATGAAACTTGTTTCTACCGTTAAACTGCAGAAAGCAAGAAACAGAGCAGAACAGACGACACCATATTTTGATTATATGTATCGTACCGTAAGCTCCATGCTTGCAAAATCCGGCAACATCAATCACCCGTATTTAAAAGCGGGGGACTCCAAGAAAATCGCGGTTGTGGTAATCACATCAAACCGTGGTCTTGCCGGCGGCTACAATTCCAATGTTGTCAAACTGATTACGGGAAGCGATCTTCCAAAAGAGGACGTTCTCATCTATGCAGTTGGTAACAAGGGAAGAGAGACGTTAGAAAGACGTGGATATCACATTGAAAAAGATGCCTCAGATATTATCGAATCTCCGGCTTATGAAGATGCAGCAGCACTTTGCAAAGAGGTGTTAGATGCCTTTGTAGCAGGTGACATTGGAGAAATCTATCTTGCTTATACGCATTTTAAAAATACGGTAAGCCATGAGCCAAAGCTCATGAAGTTACTTCCGGTGGAAGTGCCGGAAGATAGCGCAAAAGAGGCGGATTCGAATGTCATGATGAGCTATGAGCCGAACGAAGAAGAGGCACTTGACATGATTATTCCAAAGTATGTGACAAGTCTTTTCTATGGTGCTTTAGTGGAAGCCGTAGCAAGTGAAAATGGTGCCAGAATGCAGGCAATGGATTCTGCGACCAGCAATGCAGAGGATATGATTAGTGATCTTTCATTGAAATATAACAGAGCACGTCAGGGTGCGATTACGCAGGAATTAACGGAAATCGTAGCTGGTGCTTCTGCAATATCATGA
- the atpA gene encoding F0F1 ATP synthase subunit alpha yields MNLKPEEISSVIKEQIKRYAAQLEVADVGTVIQVADGIARIHGLDNAMQGELLEFPGEVYGMVLNLEEDNVGAVLLGDSRNINEGDTVKTTGRVVEVPVGDALLGRVVNALGQPIDGKGPIETDKFRQVERVASGVISRKSVDTPLQTGIKAIDAMVPIGRGQRELIIGDRQTGKTAIAIDTIINQKGQNVKCIYVAIGQKASTVAALVKTLEEHGAMAYTTVVVSTASELAPLTYIAPYSGCAMGEEWMENGEDVLIIYDDLSKHATAYRTLSLLLKRPPGREAYPGDVFYLHSRLLERAARLSDKLGGGSLTALPIIETQAGDVSAYIPTNVISITDGQIYLETDMFNSGFRPAINAGLSVSRVGGSAQIKAMKKIAGPIRTELAQYRELASFAQFGSELDADTTEKLAQGERIREILKQPQYQPMPVEKQVMIIYAATKKYLLDIAVEDILTFESALFELVDTKYPEVAQSIRETKEITEDTEKKLIQAIEECKKDFVK; encoded by the coding sequence ATGAATTTAAAACCAGAAGAAATTAGTTCCGTAATCAAAGAGCAGATTAAAAGATATGCAGCGCAGCTCGAAGTTGCTGATGTGGGAACTGTAATCCAGGTAGCAGATGGTATTGCACGTATCCACGGTCTTGACAATGCAATGCAAGGCGAACTTTTGGAATTCCCGGGCGAAGTATATGGAATGGTATTGAACCTTGAAGAAGATAACGTTGGTGCCGTATTACTCGGTGACAGCAGAAATATCAACGAAGGTGATACTGTAAAAACTACTGGACGTGTAGTTGAGGTTCCGGTCGGGGATGCTTTATTAGGACGTGTTGTAAATGCGTTAGGACAGCCTATCGATGGAAAAGGACCTATTGAGACCGACAAATTCCGTCAGGTAGAACGAGTTGCATCCGGTGTTATCTCCAGAAAATCCGTAGATACACCGTTACAGACAGGTATCAAGGCAATCGATGCCATGGTTCCAATCGGACGTGGACAGCGTGAGTTGATTATCGGTGACAGACAGACCGGTAAGACAGCGATTGCAATTGATACGATTATCAATCAGAAGGGACAGAACGTAAAATGTATTTACGTTGCCATCGGTCAGAAGGCTTCTACCGTAGCAGCCCTTGTAAAAACATTAGAAGAACACGGTGCTATGGCATATACAACCGTAGTTGTATCCACGGCATCCGAATTAGCACCATTGACTTACATTGCACCATATTCAGGATGTGCAATGGGTGAAGAGTGGATGGAGAATGGAGAGGACGTCTTAATCATTTATGATGACTTAAGTAAGCATGCGACTGCATACCGTACACTTTCCTTGCTTCTTAAGAGACCACCAGGACGTGAAGCTTACCCGGGTGATGTATTCTACTTACATTCCAGATTGTTAGAGCGTGCAGCAAGACTTTCCGATAAATTAGGTGGAGGTTCCTTAACAGCCCTTCCAATTATCGAGACACAGGCTGGTGACGTTTCTGCTTATATTCCTACGAATGTAATTTCCATCACAGATGGTCAGATTTATTTGGAAACAGATATGTTTAACTCTGGTTTTAGACCAGCGATCAACGCAGGTCTTTCCGTATCACGAGTAGGTGGTTCGGCTCAGATTAAAGCGATGAAGAAGATTGCAGGACCAATCCGTACTGAGTTAGCGCAGTACCGTGAGCTTGCATCCTTCGCACAGTTTGGTTCTGAACTGGATGCAGATACGACAGAGAAGCTGGCTCAGGGTGAAAGAATCCGTGAGATTTTAAAACAGCCACAGTATCAGCCAATGCCGGTTGAAAAACAGGTTATGATTATCTATGCAGCAACCAAGAAATACTTGCTTGATATTGCAGTAGAAGATATTTTAACATTTGAAAGCGCATTGTTTGAATTAGTAGATACCAAGTATCCGGAAGTAGCACAGTCTATTCGTGAGACAAAAGAAATCACAGAGGATACTGAGAAGAAATTAATCCAGGCAATCGAAGAATGCAAAAAAGATTTCGTAAAGTAG
- the atpH gene encoding ATP synthase F1 subunit delta → MAKLVSKTYGDALFEVALEEDKLDQFLEEVKAVKAAIDENQDLFKLMSHPKVVKEEKIKVVEDIFSGKVSRELVGLIRMIVDKGHFEQIDSVFTYFIDEVKEYRNIGTAYVTSALELTDAQKSAIEKRLLETTKYVTFEMHYNVDAAIIGGLVIRIGDRVVDSSVRTKLADLTRELSKIQLKAGECAP, encoded by the coding sequence ATGGCAAAGCTAGTATCAAAGACATACGGTGATGCGTTGTTTGAGGTAGCCCTGGAAGAAGATAAACTGGATCAGTTTTTAGAGGAAGTCAAGGCAGTGAAAGCTGCGATTGATGAGAACCAGGATCTTTTCAAATTAATGAGTCATCCGAAAGTCGTAAAAGAAGAGAAAATAAAAGTTGTAGAAGACATTTTTTCCGGAAAAGTTTCACGGGAATTAGTAGGACTCATCAGAATGATTGTGGATAAGGGTCATTTTGAACAGATTGACAGCGTATTTACTTACTTTATAGATGAGGTAAAGGAATATCGTAACATTGGTACCGCATATGTGACTTCCGCACTGGAGCTTACAGATGCTCAGAAGAGTGCCATTGAGAAACGTCTTCTTGAGACAACAAAATATGTAACATTTGAAATGCATTATAACGTTGATGCCGCAATTATCGGTGGACTGGTAATCCGCATCGGCGACCGCGTGGTGGACAGCAGTGTTCGTACGAAGCTTGCAGATCTGACACGTGAATTATCCAAAATACAGTTGAAAGCAGGTGAATGCGCTCCATGA
- the atpF gene encoding F0F1 ATP synthase subunit B has translation MTRLFNLDPQLLHDTVLLAISVFFLFLAMTYLLFKPARKMMEDRQNRIKEDIDTAKADKEDAAAVKAEYEKKLKEVDKEAEQILSDARKKAQSNAARIESEAKEEAARIIQRANEEAELSKKRAMDDVKQEMVSIASMMAAKVVAAQIDTSIQDTLVEETLKEMGDSTWQS, from the coding sequence ATGACAAGACTATTCAATCTTGACCCACAGCTTTTGCATGATACCGTTTTGCTTGCAATTTCTGTATTTTTCTTATTCCTGGCAATGACATATCTGTTGTTCAAGCCTGCCCGTAAGATGATGGAGGACAGACAGAACAGAATCAAAGAAGATATCGATACCGCCAAAGCAGACAAAGAAGATGCAGCAGCAGTCAAAGCAGAGTATGAGAAGAAGCTGAAAGAGGTTGACAAGGAAGCAGAACAGATCTTAAGCGATGCTCGCAAAAAGGCGCAGAGCAATGCAGCCAGAATTGAGAGCGAAGCCAAGGAAGAGGCTGCTCGTATTATCCAGAGAGCAAACGAGGAAGCAGAGCTTTCCAAGAAACGTGCGATGGATGATGTGAAACAGGAGATGGTATCAATTGCATCTATGATGGCAGCAAAAGTGGTTGCGGCTCAGATTGATACTTCAATTCAGGATACGCTGGTGGAAGAAACATTGAAAGAAATGGGTGATTCAACATGGCAAAGCTAG
- the atpE gene encoding ATP synthase F0 subunit C, producing the protein MNITGEDLILACSAIGAGLAVIAGIGPGIGQGIAAGHAAAAVGRNPGAKGDVMSTMLLGQAVAETTGLYGLLVAMLLLFVKPLV; encoded by the coding sequence ATGAATATTACAGGAGAAGATTTAATTTTAGCATGCTCAGCAATCGGTGCAGGTTTAGCAGTTATCGCTGGTATCGGACCTGGTATCGGACAGGGTATCGCAGCAGGACACGCAGCAGCAGCTGTAGGTAGAAACCCAGGTGCAAAAGGTGATGTTATGTCAACCATGCTTTTAGGTCAGGCCGTAGCAGAGACAACAGGTCTTTATGGTTTGTTGGTTGCAATGCTTTTACTTTTCGTAAAACCATTAGTGTAA
- the atpB gene encoding F0F1 ATP synthase subunit A encodes MASGADDIDFMIHGIFSYKIFGQTVWITTSHVCIFIVMMVLLIFSIVANRKIKHATEVPDTFQNFIELIVEKLDGVVYSTMGKKAAPKFVNYISTIFIFILASNISGLFGLRPPTADYGTTFALGLITFVLIHVTQFKNLPMKQIWKDMCSPLPPWLPIWFPINLISEIAVPISLSLRLFANVLSGTVMMALVYGLLSKIAIIWPAALHVYFDLFSGAIQTYVFCMLTMTYISQNYESE; translated from the coding sequence ATGGCTTCAGGCGCCGACGACATTGATTTTATGATACATGGAATCTTTTCCTATAAGATCTTTGGACAGACCGTCTGGATTACCACATCACACGTATGCATCTTTATTGTTATGATGGTGTTACTGATTTTTTCAATCGTAGCGAACCGCAAGATAAAGCATGCAACAGAAGTGCCGGATACGTTTCAGAATTTCATTGAGCTGATCGTTGAAAAGCTGGATGGAGTTGTCTATTCTACAATGGGAAAGAAAGCGGCTCCGAAGTTTGTGAACTACATCAGCACGATTTTTATTTTCATTCTGGCGAGCAACATTTCCGGTTTGTTTGGTTTAAGACCGCCAACTGCAGATTATGGTACAACATTTGCACTCGGTCTGATCACGTTTGTCCTTATTCACGTAACGCAGTTTAAGAATCTGCCAATGAAGCAGATTTGGAAGGACATGTGTTCCCCATTACCACCTTGGTTACCAATCTGGTTTCCAATCAACTTAATCAGTGAAATCGCAGTTCCAATCTCTTTATCATTACGTTTGTTCGCAAACGTATTGTCTGGAACCGTTATGATGGCGCTGGTTTACGGATTGCTCAGCAAGATAGCAATTATCTGGCCTGCAGCACTCCACGTATACTTTGATTTGTTCTCAGGAGCAATTCAGACGTATGTATTCTGTATGCTGACGATGACTTACATCAGTCAGAACTATGAAAGTGAATAA
- a CDS encoding AtpZ/AtpI family protein, which translates to MKNANRIFQSLTLILQFGLNMIVPILMCTLFGVWIGRKYDIMWITIPLFLVGALAGFTSVFKMARKIIEQDSSRDRKHVKKNK; encoded by the coding sequence ATGAAGAATGCAAATCGGATTTTTCAATCGCTTACCCTGATTTTGCAATTTGGGCTGAATATGATTGTTCCCATTCTGATGTGTACGTTATTTGGAGTGTGGATTGGAAGAAAATACGACATCATGTGGATTACAATCCCGCTTTTTTTGGTAGGAGCACTTGCCGGTTTTACGAGTGTTTTTAAGATGGCAAGGAAAATCATCGAACAGGATAGCAGCAGGGACAGAAAACATGTTAAGAAGAATAAATGA
- a CDS encoding deoxycytidylate deaminase, whose amino-acid sequence MSGKREDYISWDEYFMGVAMLSAMRSKDPNTQVGACIVSSDHKILSMGYNGFPLGCSDDEFPWSREGDPLENKYFYTTHSELNAILNYRGGSLEGATMYVTLFPCNECAKAIIQAGIKRLVYDCNKYETTPSVVASRKMLTTAGVEIEQYKHTNRKIIVEL is encoded by the coding sequence ATGAGTGGAAAAAGAGAAGACTATATAAGCTGGGATGAATATTTCATGGGAGTTGCAATGCTCTCAGCGATGCGGTCAAAGGACCCGAATACACAGGTTGGAGCGTGTATTGTAAGCTCTGACCACAAAATTCTGTCAATGGGATACAACGGATTTCCGTTGGGCTGTTCGGATGATGAGTTTCCCTGGAGCCGTGAGGGCGACCCGCTTGAAAACAAATATTTTTATACAACCCACAGCGAACTGAATGCAATTTTAAATTACAGGGGAGGAAGTTTAGAAGGTGCAACCATGTACGTGACACTTTTTCCGTGTAATGAATGTGCAAAAGCCATTATCCAGGCAGGAATCAAGAGACTTGTGTATGACTGCAACAAATACGAAACAACTCCATCCGTAGTTGCATCGAGAAAGATGCTTACGACAGCAGGGGTCGAAATTGAACAGTATAAACACACAAATCGCAAGATAATTGTCGAGTTATGA